The sequence below is a genomic window from Palaeococcus ferrophilus DSM 13482.
GCCCGACCCGAGGTTCCACGGAAGGACCGGAACCGTTGTCGGCAAGCGCGGAGATGCCTACGTTGTGGAGCTCACCGACGGGGGCAAGGTTAAGACGTTCTTCATACACCCCGTTCACCTAAGGCCTCAGAAGTGAGAGCCATGATAGGGAGAAAAAAGCTTGGGGAAAAGTACGTGACCCTTGCGGAGGTTCAGGAGATACTAAGGAAGGCGTGGGAAGAGGGCGTTAAGGTTAACCCCGAGGAGCCCCTGAACTACGAGGCCAGATTGAGCCTTGAGCACGCGGAGCGCTTCAGCAAGGTAAAGCCAGAGGACGTCGAGAAGGCCAGGGAGGAGCTCATAGCGACCTTCGACTGGATGACCGAGCGCCTCGCGGTCAAGCTCCTCGACCTCATGCCCGAGGACTACTTCGACATCCGCGTGATCTTCGCCAAGGAGGACTACATGCCCTCGCCCGAAGAGGGAGAGGCCATCGTGGGAATCCTCTCCAAGTACCGCAAGGAATGAACCTCATTTCTTCTTTTTCTAACCTTTCCAACGGATAGCAAAAGGTTAAAACAAAACGGCGCAATATTCTTCTGGTGGTGGTCATGGCCCTGAAAAAAATAGTGGGTATAATCATAGCCATCCTTCTCCTGTGGGGAGGGTATCTGGCCTACGCCCTCTACACCGTGGGCTCAAGCTTTAAGGTCAGCGGCGAGTGGGGGGATGTTAACGAGAACACCACGGAGCTCTGGATTCACATTGACCTCGGCAAGCCGATTCCTGCTACCCTAACGTTCACCTCCATCCACGTCTACGTGGCGGGCGTTCCGGTTGGAGAGGTAAAGAATGCCAAGCTCGGGTTCATGGGGAGCAAAATAGACGGCGTCTTCGTGCTTGACAACCACAGGGCAGTGGAGGCCTTCAAGAGGCACGTCGAGAACGGGGAGCGGAGCGAGGTCACCGTGGAGATTGAGGCGAAGGCACTCGGAATTCCAATCCACCAGAGCCTTAACGTGGACGTCACCACGGACATCCTCTCCTACCTCAACATCCAGACCCAGAGCGAAAAGGAAGGTGTCCTCATCACGCCCGAGATAAAGGGCATAACCTCACGCTGGGGCGCCATCGGAGAGGACTACATAGAGATACACAGCAACATAAAGCTCTACAACCCAAACGCCTACCCCCTGCCAGTTCCGAAGCTTTCCTACGCGCTCTCACTTAACGATATAGAGATTGCAAAGGGGCAGCTGAAGAAGGGCTTCACACTGCCGGCAAAGGGCGAGGCAACGGCCGAAGTTCTGACGCGCCTCGATACGAACCGGGCCATAAAGGCGTGGGTGAGCCACATAGAGCACGGCGAGAAGAGCACAGTGAAGGCTGACATAGTGCTCACGGTCAACTTCCTCGGAAAGGAGCAGTCCATCAGGATATCCGCCGTGGAAAAGACCGTGGAGACCGACATACTGGGCATGATAAACCAAAAGCCGTAAACTTTTGCACCATTTTCCCTTTTTTGATGACTCTTTACTGTTGCCACCATACCTCACTATGAATAGTAAAACTTATAAGTTCCTGCGTATTTCTACAACCGGTGGTACCATGGGAGCGATGGATGCCATTGGTGAGGGTATAGATTACCTGACGCAGGAGAGGAGAGCCCTCGTAATCCCGGGGGCGTTGATAGGAGTGGCTTACGCTCTCCAGGTTCTCGGGGAGGGAAAGAACGACGTTGGGAGCATCTTTGGGAACCTCATGGCAACGGAGCTCGGGAGGGGCCACATCTCAGAACCAGTATCATGGAAGCTTACGCTCGTGGCATCTCTCCTCCTCTTCGTTGCCGCACTCTTCATCACACCATACATCGTGGAGCGCTACAGGGAATTCGAGAAGGGGGAGCCAATTGAGGAGGGGCCCCTTGTAAGGAAGGCCCTCCGAAAGATGCCCGGTGTCCTCGTGGCGGGCATCGCCTACGGCATCGTTTACCTTCTCGTGTTCCTTATCGCCCTAATCCCCCTAATACTGGTCACGGCGGTCATACCCGGCCTCGGGATAGCCCTCGCGATAATCCTCGGCATTCCCCTCGGCCTCTGGATGGCTGGGATTGCTGAGACAGCCATACCCGCGTACCTCTGGACGGAGGATTTAGGGGAGGGCTTTGGGCTCCTCTCAACGGCGTGGGAAAACAAGGCGGAGTTCGCGGTGTTCGGACTGCTGGTATTCCTCGTATCGCTCGCGGGCTACCTCGTGGGGGGGATAGCCCTGCTGATCTTCGCCTTCATGGGGGCCGGCGTCGTGGGGGGCTTCCTGTTTGGCGTTGTCATGGCAGGTTTGAGCATCGTCACGACGGTGGCGGCCATAGAGTTCTTCAGGGACGTTAAGGGCTATTCCCTGAACTGGAGCGGTGAGGAAGCACTCCCCGTGGAGGAGACCTTCATCAACTACGACCCCCTCATGGGGGCCCGCCGCTACTGAATTTTATCTCTTTGAAAAATCAGGGAGGGGAGTGCCCGTCCGCGAGCCGGGCTGATAATGGTGGCGGCGCTACTCCCCTACCACCTTCTCAACCTCTCCGTTGCCCGGAGGAAGGATGGCCATTAGGTCCTCCTCGGCCACCTTGTAACCCCACCTCTCCAGGATTTTCTTTATCCTCTTCACGAACTCGCTCTTCTTGTGCCTCCCTGGGCGTATCACGATATAGCGGTCTGTGTGGGCCTTAACGGCATCAACGGGCCCGCACATTGGGAGCTTCTCACCCTCGTACTCGATCACTCCCACCGCGAGCCTCAATGGCAGACCGTGCATCCAGTTCCTCTTTCCATAGACCATGAAGGCGCCCTTTCCAAGGTACTCTCCGCTGGGGGCCTGCTTCGTCACCTGGCTCGGGTCGGCGTAGTAGGCATCCTCGCTGAACACGCCCCTGCTCCAGGCCTTGCTCATTGAAACGGCGAACTGGCATGCCTCGAAGAGCGTTTTCTGACCGGCCTTCTTGCCCTCCTTTATCACCACATGGGGAGCCCCGTAAACGTCGGCGTGGCAGTACCAGTCCCCCTCGTCCATGTACTTCTTCACGACCATCTCGTTCGTTGTGGCGTCCTTTCCTCCAATCACGAGGAAGCCCTCGCTAGAGATGAACCAGCGGAACTTCTCGAACCACTTCTTCTTTCTCTTCTCGAGCTTCCTGACCGTGGTTTCTTTCTTCAGCTCCTCCTCGATGAGCTTTTCAACCTCGTCAAGCTTTCTCTTCGTTTCTTCGTAGGCCTTCTTTGCCCCCTCAAGCTTGTGCTTTGCCTTCTTTGCCTTCTCGTAATAAACCTCGGCGTTCTCCCCTATGCTCCTGTCAAGGTGGAGGCGGACCTTCTTCCCGTCGAGCTCGATCGTGACGGCCTTGTCCTTTGGGTCAATCCCTCTGACCATGAGGGCAACCCTGTTGCCCGCTTTCTTCCCTTCCTCTATCCTCCGCTTGAACTCCTCCCATCCGAGCTTTTCAACCGCTTTTCTGAACTCGCCGAGCAGGCGCTCAACGAGGGCGAAGTGGGCGTAGATGAGGTCGCCAAGCTCCTGGTTGGCCCTCGCCTGGGCCTCAAAGCCCCTCATCATCTCCTCCTGCTTCTTCAGCGTGTGGAGGATGGAGCGCTTCCTGTCCTCAAGGCGTTTGGTCAGGGCCCTCTTGGCCTCCTCAACCGTTATGTTGCCAAAATACTCATCGAGGGCCTCGCTGAAGGTCTGGAAGTATTTCCTCTCGATGCCCTCATACTGGAGGAGTTCAATCGGCAGGACATCCACCGGCTCTCCGTCCCTATAGAGAATGTGGGGCCTTTTGGGGGCATTGAAGAGCCCGTTCATGGCATCGTAAACTTTTCTCAGCTCATCCTCCCCCAGCTCGGGAACCTTCCTAGTCTTCTCTACGCCAGCCCTCAGGAGTATCTCCTCCGCGAAGAGGCCGCCCATGTTGAACCTCCTCGCGAGGGCCCTCACAATCTCGACCTCTTCCTCCCGGATGAGCTCGAGGAAACGCTCCCATGTAACGTCAACGGGGCTCTCCCTTGCCGGGGGGAAGGCATACTCGCGCCCGGGCTTTATGGCCCTGTCCTTGAACTCCTCGTAGCGGAGGGCCCCTATGATCTTCCCCTCGCCGTCGAGAAAAGCAACGTTCCCCCTCCTGAAGAGCTCGGCCACGAGCGTGTACTCACCAAAACGGAGCTTTACAATCCTGTCGAAGTCGTGCTGCTCTATGCCATCAAGAAAGAGACCGCTCAGGTGTTTGCGGAGCAGCATGGCGAAGGAGCTCGGGTTTGGACTTTCGGTGATGTACGTGGTGAGGTGAATCCTCTTTCCGGCCTGTATTAGGAGGTCCTTCCTCCCCTCCCCCGCCTTGTGGAGCTTTATCCTTAAGATGTCTCCATCGTGGTAGACCTTATCAACCCTCGCTCCCTCAATGGCCTTGAGCTCCTCAACGGCGTAGCGTATGTCAACGCTGCTCATCTCGGTCTTCATAATCTCACCTCCACAAAAAAAAGAAGAGGGTCACTTCTTCTTTCCGAGGAAGTCAAAGAGGGTTGCCTGCTTCCCGCCCTTCTTCGGCTTCTCCTCTTTGCCCTCTACCTCGATTTCCTCGTCCGCCTTTTCAAGCTCCTCCTTCGTGAGCTCCTCCTCTTCCTCCTCTTCTTCCTTCCGCTCACTGAGGGCGATGGAGGTTTCGAGCTCGCCCATTTTCCTCTCCCTGCGAACCTGCTTTTGGATATTCATGGCTTTCCCTTTTATGCTCTTGGCCCTCTCCTTGCTCCCGGCCAGGAACTCCAGCTCCCTGTCGCCGAGCTCGAGGAAGGCCGTTATGTGCGCCGCCATCTCCTCGTTGTACTCGAATATCGCCCTGAGCACCTCGAGGGTCTCTATCGCCTCAAGCTTGCTCATATGCATCCTCTTCATTACCTTGCGGAGGATTTCATCCCTGAGACCGCGTTCATCCCTTGTGTTTTTGAGCATCTGAAGCGTCTTGGGTGGGTAGAGGCGAACAAACCCCTTCTTCTTGGTTCCCGAGACCGCTATTCCCCCGGTTATCAGATCAATGGCATACTTCCAGAGGCCGTATGTCCCTGTCCTGTTGGCCCTGCCGAAGTATATGTCCGCCCTGCTCAGCGTTTCGTAGGCCTTAGCAACGTCCTCCGGCTTCTCGTAGACGTAGGGGATGTTCTCATCTATCCAGAGCATCAGCTCCTCGGGTGTCTTGTCCACCCCCCAGGCCGCCATCCTCGCCTTTTTGACGTTGTCCGTAGCGAATATACTCCCAAGAACCTGGAAGACGCTCTTCTCCACGTCTCTGTATGCGAGGATGCTTTCAGCGTCCTCCGGGGCGA
It includes:
- a CDS encoding RNA polymerase Rpb4 family protein, yielding MIGRKKLGEKYVTLAEVQEILRKAWEEGVKVNPEEPLNYEARLSLEHAERFSKVKPEDVEKAREELIATFDWMTERLAVKLLDLMPEDYFDIRVIFAKEDYMPSPEEGEAIVGILSKYRKE
- a CDS encoding LEA type 2 family protein, which translates into the protein MALKKIVGIIIAILLLWGGYLAYALYTVGSSFKVSGEWGDVNENTTELWIHIDLGKPIPATLTFTSIHVYVAGVPVGEVKNAKLGFMGSKIDGVFVLDNHRAVEAFKRHVENGERSEVTVEIEAKALGIPIHQSLNVDVTTDILSYLNIQTQSEKEGVLITPEIKGITSRWGAIGEDYIEIHSNIKLYNPNAYPLPVPKLSYALSLNDIEIAKGQLKKGFTLPAKGEATAEVLTRLDTNRAIKAWVSHIEHGEKSTVKADIVLTVNFLGKEQSIRISAVEKTVETDILGMINQKP
- the rqcH gene encoding ribosome rescue protein RqcH, yielding MKTEMSSVDIRYAVEELKAIEGARVDKVYHDGDILRIKLHKAGEGRKDLLIQAGKRIHLTTYITESPNPSSFAMLLRKHLSGLFLDGIEQHDFDRIVKLRFGEYTLVAELFRRGNVAFLDGEGKIIGALRYEEFKDRAIKPGREYAFPPARESPVDVTWERFLELIREEEVEIVRALARRFNMGGLFAEEILLRAGVEKTRKVPELGEDELRKVYDAMNGLFNAPKRPHILYRDGEPVDVLPIELLQYEGIERKYFQTFSEALDEYFGNITVEEAKRALTKRLEDRKRSILHTLKKQEEMMRGFEAQARANQELGDLIYAHFALVERLLGEFRKAVEKLGWEEFKRRIEEGKKAGNRVALMVRGIDPKDKAVTIELDGKKVRLHLDRSIGENAEVYYEKAKKAKHKLEGAKKAYEETKRKLDEVEKLIEEELKKETTVRKLEKRKKKWFEKFRWFISSEGFLVIGGKDATTNEMVVKKYMDEGDWYCHADVYGAPHVVIKEGKKAGQKTLFEACQFAVSMSKAWSRGVFSEDAYYADPSQVTKQAPSGEYLGKGAFMVYGKRNWMHGLPLRLAVGVIEYEGEKLPMCGPVDAVKAHTDRYIVIRPGRHKKSEFVKRIKKILERWGYKVAEEDLMAILPPGNGEVEKVVGE
- a CDS encoding replication factor C large subunit, with translation MPMLPWTEKYRPRRLDELVNQAKALPKVREWMESWLRGRPKKKALLLYGPPGVGKTATVYALANEYGFEVIELNASDERTTEKIKRYVGAAYTMDVFGRRRKLILLDEADNMESSGAGEIARLIDKAQNPIIMTANKYWFVPQAIRNKSLLVEYKKLTQRDIMKALWRIVKAENLEVPGEVIKLIAQRSNGDLRAAINDLETVAFAPEDAESILAYRDVEKSVFQVLGSIFATDNVKKARMAAWGVDKTPEELMLWIDENIPYVYEKPEDVAKAYETLSRADIYFGRANRTGTYGLWKYAIDLITGGIAVSGTKKKGFVRLYPPKTLQMLKNTRDERGLRDEILRKVMKRMHMSKLEAIETLEVLRAIFEYNEEMAAHITAFLELGDRELEFLAGSKERAKSIKGKAMNIQKQVRRERKMGELETSIALSERKEEEEEEEELTKEELEKADEEIEVEGKEEKPKKGGKQATLFDFLGKKK